Proteins co-encoded in one Syngnathoides biaculeatus isolate LvHL_M chromosome 22, ASM1980259v1, whole genome shotgun sequence genomic window:
- the uts2r2 gene encoding urotensin-2 receptor 2, producing MAPVRQRNAKGLNSTEIGKKIKRGNALRQGTAWWTARGLLALLLVILCLCGAATWLLFSLDSDITETLVTQREHVTPEPRVYIVQCSEDYENYKRYPGCTPQKCGRAVADGVVTREEAQLLRRLAERGLQLAGSEGGASILDLHSGALSMGQQFVNIYRYFGEQIQDVFTEEDFHLYRDVRKRIQTLIAEEFGLDQALMYLTKPTFFSRINSTIAKTQHDEYWHPHIDKVTYGSFDYTSLLYLSDYGVDFTGGRFVFMDQDGNKTVEPKAGRVSFFSSGSENLHRVEKVTWGTRYAITVSFTCDPTQAIADPVMPRGNHR from the exons ATGGCGCCGGTTCGACAAAGAAATGCTAAGGGCCTCAATTCGACTGAGATcggaaagaaaattaaaag GGGTAATGCACTGCGGCAGGGCACTGCTTGGTGGACTGCCAGAGGGCTCCTCGCTTTGCTGCTGGTTattctttgtttgtgtggtgcAGCTACTTGGCTGCTCTTTTCTTTGGACAGTGACATAACAGAAACATTGGTCACCCAGCGTGAGCATGTCACACCTGAGCCCAGAGTTTacatcgtccagtgctctgagGACTACGAGAACTATAAACGCTACCCAG GATGTACCCCTCAGAAGTGTGGCCGCGCTGTCGCGGACGGTGTGGTGACAAGGGAAGAAGCTCAGCTCCTAAGAAG GCTGGCTGAGAGGGGACTTCAACTGGCTGGATCAGAGGGAGGA GCCTCCATTTTGGACCTGCACTCaggagcattatcaatggggcAGCAATTTGTCAACATTTACAG ATATTTTGGCGAACAGATCCAGGATGTGTTCACGGAAGAGGATTTCCATCTTTATAG AGATGTACGCAAGCGAATCCAAACACTTATCGCAGAGGAGTTTGGTTTAGACCAAGCGCTGATGTACCTCACCAAGCCCACCTTCTTCTCCAGAATCAACTCTACAATAGCCAAGACCCAACATGATGAGTACTGGCACCCACACATAGATAAG GTCACCTATGGCTCATTTGACTACACATCCCTTCTATACCTTTCTGACTATGGCGTTGACTTCACTGGAGGAAGATTTGTCTTTATGGACCAAGATGGTAATAAGACAGTAGAGCCGAAAGCAG GTcgagtgtcttttttttcctccggctCTGAGAACCTCCACCGCGTGGAGAAGGTCACATGGGGGACCCGTTATGCCATCACGGTGTCCTTTACGTGCGACCCTACACAAGCCATCGCTGACCCTGTTATGCCTCGAGGCAACCATAGGTGA
- the LOC133495759 gene encoding urotensin-2 receptor, producing MTNKSFSSAADEELVISATFGSLLSVVYIVGVSGNVYTLVVMCHSIRLATSMYISIINLALADLLYLSTIPFVVSTYFLKDWYFGDAGCRVLLSLDLLTMHASIFTLTVMCSERYLAVTKPLDTARRSKSYRKALAWGVWLLSLLLTVPMMLMVAQTTAKSPDGAVKRVCAPTWAPKAYKFYVTLLFGTSIMAPGLIIGYLYVKLARTYLESQRNAVIGRGENKKRSPKQKVLLMIFTIVLLFWACFLPFWIWQLLPLYHGEPLSLASRTHTCINYLVASLTYTNSCINPFLYTLLTKNYREYLKNRHRSFYRYTSSFKQRPPSLYSWGKSASSSNQFEFTSETLVMGTFK from the exons ATGACTAACAAGTCGTTTTCAAGTGCGGCCGACGAGGAACTGGTGATCTCTGCTACTTTCGGGAGCCTGCTGTCCGTCGTGTACATCGTCGGAGTGTCCGGGAACGTGTACACGCTGGTAGTGATGTGTCACTCCATCCGCTTGGCCACGTCCATGTACATCTCCATCATCAACCTGGCTCTGGCGGACCTGCTCTACCTGTCCACCATCCCCTTCGTGGTGTCCACCTACTTCCTCAAGGACTGGTACTTCGGCGACGCGGGCTGCCGCGTGCTGCTCAGCCTCGACCTGCTCACCATGCACGCCAGCATCTTCACGCTCACCGTCATGTGCTCCGAGCGCTACCTGGCCGTCACCAAACCCCTGGACACGGCGCGCCGCTCCAAGAGTTACCGCAAGGCTCTGGCGTGGGGCGTGTGGCTCCTCTCCTTGCTCCTCACCGTGCCCATGATGCTGATGGTGGCCCAGACCACCGCCAAGTCGCCGGACGGCGCCGTGAAGAGAGTGTGCGCGCCCACGTGGGCTCCCAAAGCCTACAAATTCTACGTGACGCTCCTGTTCGGCACCAGCATCATGGCGCCGGGCCTCATCATCGGATATCTGTACGTCAAGTTGGCGCGCACCTACTTGGAGTCCCAGCGCAACGCGGTCATCGGCCGAGGCGAAAACAAGAAGCGTTCGCCCAAACAAAAAGTTCTCCTCATGATCTTCACCATCGTGCTTCTGTTCTGGGCCTGCTTCCTGCCCTTTTGGATCTGGCAGCTGCTGCCGCTGTACCACGGCGAGCCGCTGAGTTTGGCCTCGAGGACGCACACTTGCATCAACTACCTGGTGGCCAGCCTCACCTACACCAACAGCTGCATCAACCCTTTCCTTTACACGCTGCTCACCAAGAACTACAGGGAGTACCTGAAGAACAGACACAG GAGCTTCTACAGGTACACATCATCGTTCAAGCAGCGGCCGCCCAGCTTGTATTCGTGGGGAAAGTCAGCATCCTCCAGCAACCAGTTCGAGTTCACATCGGAGACGCTCGTCATGGGGACGTTCAAGTGA
- the hexd gene encoding hexosaminidase D: MNNPPWPNGKKVVHLDLKGAPPKVEYLHQLIECFAQLGADGLLVEYEDMFPYEGALKVLQATAQPAYSRDQILSMQKVAKCKGMEVIPLVQTFGHMEFVLKHRPMWNLREVPNCVGTLNPHKEEGLKLVMEMLRQVVELHPDLKTLHIGADEVYMLGEGELSKLWLASPGRTVEQLFLNHIASVVKYIKQVWPHMTIIMWDDMMRGMSLDTLKASGFVEVVQPMLWDYTPNLDVEKTVSLLEKYYGAGMQHVWAASSFKGSTNVHTNVPSTQRHVENHLQWLKVAASVSSGLNIRGIAMTGWQRYDHLSVLCELMPVALPSLAACLQTLIHGQFSPEAQNKVTKLLGVSSVEAESMGSTSDDATLFPGKRLAESIVELDSLLCVEDIRSFERNMYVRGWFSPYHRSRRMANPLIAVQIQSQASMYLALLQQKIDVVREEMSHLYPNSTAQEWIDEHVSPVMGPIQRIIEEITECITEIVPENRYPFQL, from the exons ATGAATAACCCACCGTGGCCCAACGGAAAGAAAGTTGTTCACTTGGATTTGAAAGGTGCCCCTCCGAAAGTGGAATACCTTCACCAG CTGATCGAATGCTTCGCTCAACTTGGTGCCGATGGTCTTCTCGTGGAATATGAGGACATGTTTCCTTATGAGGGGGCTCTGAAGGTGCTGCAGGCCACAGCACAACCTGCATACAG ccGAGATCAGATATTATCCATGCAGAAAGTTGCAAAATGTAAGGGAATGGAGGTCATACCACTTGTGCAGACTTTTGGCCATATGGAG TTTGTCTTGAAGCATCGACCCATGTGGAACCTGAGAGAAGTGCCAAACTGCGTGGGGACTCTGAATCCTCACAAGGAAGAAGGACTTAAACTTGTGATGGAAATGCTGAGGCAGGTGGTGGAGCTGCATCCAGATCTAAAAACATTGCATATAGGTGCAGATGAG GTTTACATGTTGGGTGAGGGTGAGCTGTCAAAATTGTGGTTGGCCTCACCTGGacgcacggtggaacagctttTCTTGAATCACATTGCTTCCGTGGTAAAGTACATCAAACAAGTGTGGCCTCATATGACCATCATCATGTGGGACGATATGATGAGGGGGATGAGTCTGGACACGCTTAAAG CGAGTGGTTTTGTTGAAGTAGTCCAACCAATGCTGTGGGACTACACCCCTAACCTGGACGTGGAGAAAACAG TGTCATTGCTGGAGAAGTACTACGGTGCTGGGATGCAACACGTTTGGGCGGCCAGCTCCTTTAAAGGCTCCACCAATGTTCACACCAATGTACCCAGCACACAGAGACATGTTGAGAACCACTTGCAATGGTTAAAAGTGGCTGCATCCGTGTCCTCTGGCTTAAACATTCGGGGTATTGCCATGACAGGTTGGCAAAG GTATGACCATCTCTCAGTGCTGTGTGAGCTCATGCCTGTGGCTCTTCCATCACTAGCGGCTTGTCTCCAAACGCTTATCCATGGCCAGTTTAGTCCAGAGGCTCAAAACAAAGTGACTAAACTGTTGGGTGTCTCCTCCGTGGAGGCAGAGTCCATGGGAAG TACGTCTGATGATGCCACCCTGTTCCCGGGAAAAAGACTAGCGGAGTCGATCGTAGAACTGGATTCACTGCTTTGCGTTGAGGACATAAGGTCTTTTGAAAGAAATAT GTATGTAAGAGGGTGGTTCAGTCCCTACCACAGATCAAGAAGAATGGCAAACCCTCTCATCGCTGTGCAAATTCAAAGTCAAGCATCAAT GTATTTGGCTCTATTGCAACAGAAGATAGATGTTGTAAGAGAGGAGATGAGCCATCTTTATCCAAATTCAACAGCTCAAGAGTGGATAGATGAACATGTTAGCCCAGTGATGGGCCCCATACAGAGGATTATAGAAGAAATCACAGAATGTATAACGGAAATAGTTCCAGAGAATCGTTATCCATTTCAGCtctaa